One Halosegnis longus DNA window includes the following coding sequences:
- a CDS encoding ribosome assembly factor SBDS has protein sequence MISLDDAVTAQLESHGERFEVLVDPDAALAIKRGTFDEEFEGQELEDVIAAEDVFEDAAAGDRPPESALEEVFGTTDPMEIIPEVIKRGEIQITAEQRREMQEQKRKRLINIIARNGINPQQNDTPHPPERIDRALEEAGYTVDPMTPAQQQVDDALDALRPVIPIRFEEITVAAQLPADYAGSGQAKVREFGDLEREEWQNDGSWVGVVTFPAGMQNEFYELVNEVSSGEAETRVVKDKDELATR, from the coding sequence ATGATTTCACTCGACGACGCGGTGACCGCCCAACTGGAGTCACACGGCGAACGGTTCGAGGTGCTCGTCGACCCGGACGCCGCCCTCGCAATCAAGCGGGGCACCTTCGACGAGGAGTTCGAGGGACAGGAGCTCGAAGACGTCATCGCCGCCGAAGACGTGTTCGAGGACGCCGCCGCGGGCGACCGCCCGCCCGAGTCGGCGCTCGAAGAGGTGTTCGGCACGACCGACCCGATGGAGATTATCCCCGAGGTAATCAAGCGCGGTGAGATTCAGATCACCGCAGAACAGCGCCGCGAGATGCAGGAGCAAAAGCGCAAACGGCTCATCAACATCATCGCGCGAAACGGCATCAACCCACAGCAGAACGACACGCCACACCCGCCCGAGCGTATCGACCGCGCGCTGGAGGAGGCCGGCTACACCGTCGACCCGATGACGCCCGCCCAACAGCAGGTGGACGACGCGCTCGACGCGCTCCGGCCCGTGATTCCGATTCGGTTCGAGGAGATAACCGTCGCCGCCCAGCTGCCGGCCGACTACGCCGGCTCCGGACAGGCGAAGGTGCGCGAGTTCGGCGACCTCGAACGCGAGGAGTGGCAAAACGACGGCTCGTGGGTCGGCGTCGTCACGTTCCCGGCCGGGATGCAAAACGAGTTCTACGAGCTGGTGAACGAGGTGTCGTCGGGCGAAGCAGAGACGCGGGTCGTGAAAGACAAAGACGAGTTGGCGACGCGGTGA
- the hflX gene encoding GTPase HflX, translated as MSGNPHNGPAVVAKRGDAPSPDTDEIRELAGAAGYHVVGELTQHRKEDPAFCLGEGKVEELAALVRETDAKTVIFDNRLGPYQTYNIGNKLPESVEVLDRFRLILEIFGQRAQTKKAQLQVELAELRYELPRAEAKSSLAKRDERPGFMGLGEYDESREQDIKARISRISDELETIEETEEHRREQRRESGFDLVALAGYTNAGKSTLLRRLAEDLDVDENEGMHPDLDTTAESENRLFTTLGTTTRRAKMGDHDALVTDTVGFISDLPHWLVESFKSTLSEVYRADLVLLVVDISDDVEEIREKLVTCHDTLYERNEAPIVTVLNKIDKVDEAELARKKETLSPLAPNPVAVSGKEGTNIDALRQRVDEELPDYQHERLVLPMTDDAMSLVSWVHDHASVDDVDYGEQVIIEFDARPSVVEQSRAKAADLAAES; from the coding sequence GTGAGCGGCAATCCACACAACGGCCCGGCCGTCGTCGCAAAGCGCGGTGACGCGCCCAGTCCAGACACCGACGAGATTCGCGAACTAGCCGGAGCCGCCGGCTATCACGTCGTCGGCGAACTCACCCAACACCGGAAGGAGGACCCCGCCTTCTGTCTCGGCGAGGGGAAAGTCGAGGAGCTCGCGGCGCTCGTCCGCGAGACCGACGCGAAAACCGTCATCTTCGACAACCGGCTCGGTCCCTACCAGACGTACAACATCGGGAACAAGCTCCCGGAGTCGGTCGAGGTGCTCGACCGCTTCCGACTGATTCTCGAGATCTTCGGCCAGCGCGCCCAGACCAAGAAGGCGCAGCTCCAAGTCGAACTCGCGGAGCTTCGCTACGAGCTGCCGCGCGCCGAGGCGAAAAGTTCCCTCGCCAAGCGGGATGAACGCCCCGGCTTCATGGGGTTGGGCGAGTACGACGAGTCCCGCGAGCAGGATATCAAGGCGCGCATCTCGCGCATCAGCGACGAACTCGAAACCATCGAGGAGACGGAGGAACACCGGCGCGAACAGCGGCGCGAATCCGGCTTCGACCTCGTGGCGCTGGCCGGCTACACCAACGCCGGCAAGTCCACCCTCCTGCGACGGCTCGCCGAGGACCTCGACGTGGACGAAAACGAGGGTATGCACCCGGACCTCGATACGACGGCCGAAAGCGAGAACCGGCTCTTTACCACGCTGGGGACGACCACCCGGCGCGCGAAGATGGGCGACCACGACGCGCTCGTCACGGACACCGTCGGGTTCATCTCCGATCTCCCCCACTGGCTCGTCGAGTCGTTCAAATCCACGCTCTCGGAGGTGTACCGTGCGGACCTCGTCCTGCTGGTCGTGGACATCTCCGACGACGTGGAGGAGATTCGCGAGAAGCTGGTGACGTGTCACGACACGCTGTACGAGCGCAACGAGGCCCCCATCGTCACCGTCCTCAACAAAATCGACAAAGTCGACGAAGCGGAACTGGCCCGCAAGAAGGAGACGCTCTCGCCGCTTGCCCCGAACCCGGTCGCCGTCTCCGGGAAGGAGGGAACCAATATCGACGCCCTGCGCCAGCGCGTCGACGAGGAACTCCCCGACTACCAGCACGAACGGCTCGTGCTCCCGATGACCGACGACGCGATGAGTCTCGTCTCGTGGGTCCACGACCACGCCAGCGTCGACGACGTGGACTACGGCGAGCAGGTCATCATCGAGTTCGACGCCCGCCCGAGCGTCGTCGAGCAGTCGCGCGCGAAGGCCGCGGACCTCGCCGCCGAGTCCTAG
- the moaC gene encoding cyclic pyranopterin monophosphate synthase MoaC produces the protein MSDDDLTHTDESGATEMVDVGEKPDSKRRAVASGSIHLRSATVAAVEENDLAKGDVLAVARVGAIQAVKHTWETIPMCHQIPVTNVETEFTLAEERIDLAVAVETTGKTGCEMEALEGVTTGLNVVWDMVKSAEKDADGQYPATRLSDVEVESKEKR, from the coding sequence ATGAGCGACGACGACCTCACCCACACCGACGAGTCGGGCGCGACCGAGATGGTAGACGTCGGCGAGAAGCCGGACAGCAAGCGGCGCGCCGTCGCCTCGGGGTCGATTCACCTCCGCTCCGCAACCGTCGCGGCGGTCGAGGAAAACGACCTCGCGAAGGGCGACGTGTTGGCCGTCGCCCGCGTCGGAGCGATTCAGGCCGTCAAACACACGTGGGAGACGATTCCCATGTGCCACCAGATTCCGGTGACGAACGTCGAGACGGAGTTCACGCTCGCCGAGGAGCGCATCGACCTCGCGGTTGCGGTCGAGACGACCGGCAAGACGGGGTGTGAGATGGAGGCGCTGGAGGGCGTGACGACCGGGCTGAACGTCGTCTGGGATATGGTGAAGTCGGCCGAAAAGGACGCGGACGGACAGTATCCGGCGACGCGGCTCTCGGACGTGGAAGTCGAATCGAAGGAGAAGCGCTAG
- a CDS encoding Rpp14/Pop5 family protein produces MKHLPKHLRQRWRYLAVAVESWPDADLSRGAFQRDLWYAAQNLLGDTGSADADLTVYGFEFEDGRGHAVVRVRRGEVERARAALACVTEIDGNPVGVRVTGVSGTVRACEERYIQRPQVHRTTRQVALDGVDRRAVVRPPRVDARVGDGHVGATDLDCE; encoded by the coding sequence ATGAAACACCTCCCGAAGCATCTCCGCCAGCGGTGGCGGTATCTCGCCGTCGCGGTCGAGAGCTGGCCGGACGCCGACCTCTCGCGCGGGGCGTTCCAGCGCGACCTCTGGTATGCCGCTCAGAACCTGCTCGGCGACACCGGGAGCGCCGACGCCGACCTCACGGTGTACGGGTTCGAATTCGAGGACGGCCGGGGCCACGCTGTCGTTCGGGTCCGTCGCGGTGAAGTGGAACGAGCGCGGGCAGCCCTCGCCTGTGTGACAGAAATCGACGGGAACCCCGTCGGGGTGCGGGTCACCGGCGTCTCGGGGACAGTGCGAGCCTGTGAGGAAAGGTATATACAACGTCCGCAGGTACATCGGACAACGAGACAGGTCGCCCTCGACGGTGTGGACCGTCGGGCCGTCGTCCGCCCGCCGCGGGTCGATGCGCGCGTCGGCGACGGCCACGTGGGGGCGACCGACCTCGATTGCGAGTAA
- a CDS encoding FUN14 domain-containing protein, translating to MVDINPQQLGLELGSGAVIGGIIGFAAKKVAKLIAVLVGLELALFKFLESRGILTVDWERLSGGFVEASQNAASGAPPSWVNTILSTLSISAGFTGGFFVGFRKG from the coding sequence ATGGTCGACATCAATCCACAACAGCTCGGGTTGGAACTCGGGTCCGGAGCCGTCATCGGCGGTATCATCGGCTTCGCGGCCAAGAAGGTCGCCAAGCTCATCGCCGTGCTCGTCGGCTTGGAGCTGGCGCTGTTCAAGTTCCTCGAATCACGCGGCATCCTCACCGTCGACTGGGAGCGGCTCAGCGGCGGCTTCGTGGAGGCGAGTCAAAACGCCGCATCGGGTGCGCCGCCGTCGTGGGTGAACACCATCCTCTCGACGCTGTCCATCTCCGCCGGGTTTACCGGCGGCTTCTTCGTCGGCTTCCGAAAGGGGTAA
- the dacZ gene encoding diadenylate cyclase DacZ, which produces MSDLRDLLDEIVDDVDAVCLFSPTGSYYEVAAESDLPVIVVAPENDVGAETYVELPIEFADVKERIRFGLEGALNNGHIEEEHVVCCVTSVFDGVDTVTRVKADAFEHSGAYTLFTGSRADPSVIRDVFEVAIELGKKGQKGKQVGALFVVGDAGKVMNKSRPLSYNPFEKSHVHVGDPIVNVMLKEFTRLDGAFVISDSGKLVSAYRYLEPSAEGTDIPKGLGARHMAAAGITRETNAVSIALSESDGLIRAFQGGELILELDPEAY; this is translated from the coding sequence ATGAGCGACCTCCGTGACCTGCTAGACGAGATTGTCGACGACGTGGACGCGGTGTGTCTGTTCTCGCCGACCGGGAGCTACTACGAGGTGGCGGCCGAAAGCGACCTCCCGGTCATCGTCGTCGCCCCCGAAAACGACGTGGGCGCGGAGACGTACGTGGAACTGCCAATCGAGTTCGCCGACGTGAAAGAGCGCATCCGCTTCGGGCTGGAGGGCGCGCTCAACAACGGTCACATCGAGGAGGAACACGTCGTCTGCTGTGTCACCTCCGTCTTCGACGGCGTCGACACCGTGACGCGCGTCAAGGCCGACGCCTTCGAGCACTCCGGCGCGTACACGCTGTTCACCGGGTCGCGCGCCGACCCGAGCGTCATCCGCGACGTGTTCGAGGTCGCAATCGAACTTGGGAAGAAAGGTCAGAAGGGCAAACAGGTGGGGGCGCTGTTCGTCGTCGGCGACGCCGGGAAGGTGATGAACAAATCACGACCGCTCTCGTACAACCCCTTCGAGAAGTCACACGTCCACGTGGGCGACCCCATCGTGAACGTGATGTTGAAGGAGTTCACCCGGCTGGACGGCGCGTTCGTCATCTCCGATTCGGGCAAACTGGTGAGCGCCTACCGCTACCTCGAACCCTCCGCCGAGGGGACGGACATTCCGAAGGGGCTGGGCGCGCGCCACATGGCCGCGGCCGGCATCACCCGGGAGACGAACGCGGTCAGCATCGCGCTCTCGGAGTCGGACGGCCTCATTCGCGCCTTCCAGGGCGGTGAACTCATCCTCGAACTCGACCCGGAGGCCTACTGA
- the psmA gene encoding archaeal proteasome endopeptidase complex subunit alpha: protein MQGQSQQQAYDRGITIFSPDGRLYQVEYAREAVKRGSASIGVRTADGVVLVVDKRSRSPLMEASSVEKLHKADDHVGVASAGHVADARQLIDFARRQAQVSRLRYGEPVGVEQLTKNITDHIQQYTQVGGARPFGVALIVGGIEDGQPRLFETDPSGTPYEWQALAVGEDRGELNDYLEDHYADDLTLEEGVELGLAALASVNDDGLDPEGVGVATIDAETERYVDLTDDEIERHLADHDLLASDDDEE, encoded by the coding sequence ATGCAGGGCCAATCTCAACAGCAGGCGTACGACCGGGGGATAACCATCTTCTCGCCGGACGGTCGCCTCTACCAAGTCGAGTACGCACGTGAGGCAGTCAAACGCGGCTCCGCCAGCATCGGCGTCCGCACCGCAGACGGGGTCGTCCTCGTCGTCGACAAGCGGTCGCGCTCGCCGCTGATGGAGGCGTCTTCCGTCGAGAAGCTCCACAAGGCCGACGACCACGTCGGCGTCGCGAGCGCCGGCCACGTCGCCGACGCGCGCCAGCTCATCGACTTCGCGCGCCGACAGGCGCAGGTGAGCCGGCTCCGCTACGGCGAGCCGGTCGGCGTCGAACAGCTCACGAAGAACATCACCGACCACATCCAGCAGTACACGCAGGTCGGGGGCGCGCGCCCGTTCGGCGTCGCGCTCATCGTCGGCGGCATCGAGGACGGACAGCCGCGACTGTTCGAGACGGACCCCTCGGGCACGCCGTACGAGTGGCAGGCGCTCGCCGTCGGCGAGGACCGCGGTGAACTCAACGACTACCTCGAAGACCACTACGCCGACGACCTCACGCTGGAGGAGGGCGTCGAACTCGGGCTGGCCGCGCTCGCGTCGGTCAACGACGACGGGCTCGACCCCGAAGGCGTCGGCGTCGCGACAATCGACGCCGAGACCGAGCGGTACGTCGACCTGACGGACGACGAAATCGAGCGCCACCTCGCCGACCACGACCTGCTCGCGAGCGACGACGACGAGGAGTAA
- a CDS encoding alpha/beta hydrolase, which yields MGENDTVRGRDIYRERTATVATDRGDGPAVVFAHGTLMDRTMFDPQLAALSDEYRCVAYDLRARTDRYADEYDLDDLADDYAALLDGLDIDSAVLVGMSMGGFTALRAAERHPDRVDGIVLVDSDAGTHSEDDRKQYRLLIDRLKDVGHATDASIEVARHQLFGETTREQRPELVDRWARKWATYPGLAVHNEMASWLDRDDFTATAEELDVPALVTHGEEDVSIEMAKAEATADALDAELARIPEAGHSSNLENPEATNAALREFLAGV from the coding sequence ATGGGAGAAAATGACACTGTGCGTGGACGAGACATCTATCGCGAGCGGACGGCGACGGTCGCGACCGACCGGGGGGATGGGCCGGCGGTCGTCTTCGCGCACGGAACCCTGATGGACCGGACGATGTTCGACCCGCAGCTCGCGGCCCTCAGCGACGAGTACCGGTGTGTGGCGTACGACCTCCGGGCGCGCACCGACCGCTACGCCGACGAGTACGACCTCGACGACCTCGCCGACGATTACGCCGCACTGCTCGACGGACTCGACATCGACTCCGCCGTGCTCGTCGGGATGTCGATGGGCGGGTTCACCGCGCTCCGTGCGGCCGAGCGTCACCCCGACCGCGTCGACGGCATCGTGCTCGTGGATTCGGATGCGGGCACCCACTCCGAGGACGACCGCAAGCAGTACCGGCTGCTCATCGACCGGCTCAAAGACGTGGGCCACGCGACCGACGCGAGCATCGAGGTCGCGCGCCACCAGCTGTTCGGGGAGACGACACGCGAGCAGCGCCCGGAGCTCGTGGACCGGTGGGCGCGCAAGTGGGCGACGTATCCGGGACTCGCCGTCCACAACGAGATGGCGTCGTGGCTCGACCGCGACGACTTCACCGCGACGGCCGAAGAGCTGGACGTGCCGGCGCTCGTCACCCACGGCGAGGAAGACGTGAGCATCGAGATGGCGAAGGCCGAAGCGACGGCCGACGCGCTCGACGCCGAACTCGCGCGGATTCCGGAGGCCGGCCACTCCTCGAATCTGGAGAACCCCGAAGCGACGAACGCTGCGCTGCGAGAGTTCCTCGCGGGCGTGTAA
- a CDS encoding RNase P subunit p30 family protein encodes MYEGVHAHPDGDATVARHALTAGEYGYDGIVVRNHGDRQTEYDPATVADETGVDVVDGIELRSDDRAQLSGLVSQYRDDRTLLAVHGGDDNINRFACEEPMVDVLAHPMAGEGDVNHVLAKAAKRNHVHLEFDLSPVFTADGGTRVQALRDLRKLRDIVTYYDAPYVVSLNPDSHLAVRAPREVVAVAREAGFDPEWTREGLRAWGRLAERNRERLAESFIEPGVRLEDE; translated from the coding sequence ATGTACGAGGGCGTCCACGCACATCCCGACGGCGACGCGACCGTCGCCCGCCACGCCCTGACCGCCGGCGAGTACGGCTACGACGGCATCGTGGTCCGGAACCACGGCGACCGCCAGACCGAGTACGACCCCGCGACCGTCGCCGACGAAACCGGCGTCGACGTGGTCGACGGTATCGAGCTCCGGAGCGACGACCGCGCACAGCTGTCGGGGCTCGTCTCGCAGTACCGCGACGACCGGACGCTTCTCGCGGTCCACGGCGGCGACGACAACATCAACCGGTTCGCCTGCGAGGAGCCGATGGTCGACGTGCTTGCGCACCCGATGGCCGGCGAGGGGGACGTGAACCACGTCCTCGCGAAGGCGGCCAAACGGAACCACGTCCACCTCGAGTTCGACCTCTCGCCGGTGTTCACCGCCGACGGCGGAACCCGGGTACAGGCGCTTCGCGATTTGCGGAAGCTCCGCGACATCGTGACCTACTACGACGCCCCGTACGTCGTGAGCCTGAACCCCGACTCCCACCTCGCGGTCCGCGCCCCGCGTGAGGTGGTCGCCGTCGCACGGGAGGCGGGGTTCGACCCCGAGTGGACCCGCGAGGGGTTGCGCGCGTGGGGTCGGCTGGCCGAGCGTAATCGTGAGCGACTCGCCGAATCGTTCATCGAGCCGGGGGTGCGACTGGAAGACGAATGA
- a CDS encoding beta-ribofuranosylaminobenzene 5'-phosphate synthase family protein — MTRVSAGARIHVGFQNLSLSHERLYGGVGFALDRPRVSIEATRADSVRCTDTLVAEYATAACDLLDVPGVDLTVTERLPRHVGLGSGTQIALATLTAVAETYDREPRVRERAPALGRGGRSGVGVATFERGGFVVDAGHPTTRFTTDTPEDGSWTVPPVVVRRDLPESWRVLLVYPDADAGRSGETEDASMRAAVERADPDLADELAGILTRRLLPAVAAGECEPFGRAVTAFDRRNGTWYTDAQGGVYRPPAGALVDELEASAALSGVGQSSWGPAVYGITDASRERAAREAGEAALDAVGVAGSVETVGVANAGARVE, encoded by the coding sequence ATGACCCGCGTCTCGGCCGGCGCGCGCATCCACGTCGGCTTCCAGAACCTCTCGCTGTCACACGAGCGGCTCTACGGCGGCGTCGGCTTCGCGCTCGACCGCCCCCGCGTCAGCATCGAGGCGACGCGGGCAGACAGCGTCCGGTGTACCGACACCCTCGTCGCCGAGTACGCGACCGCGGCCTGTGACCTGCTCGACGTGCCCGGCGTCGACCTCACGGTCACAGAGCGGCTCCCCCGCCACGTCGGTCTCGGCTCGGGGACACAGATTGCACTCGCAACCCTCACAGCCGTCGCAGAGACGTACGACCGCGAGCCGCGGGTTCGCGAGCGCGCCCCGGCGCTCGGCCGCGGCGGTCGGTCGGGGGTCGGTGTCGCCACCTTCGAGCGGGGCGGCTTCGTCGTCGACGCCGGCCACCCGACGACGCGGTTCACGACCGACACGCCAGAGGACGGCTCGTGGACCGTCCCGCCGGTCGTCGTGCGCCGCGACCTGCCCGAGTCGTGGCGCGTCCTGCTCGTCTATCCGGACGCCGACGCCGGCCGGTCGGGCGAGACCGAAGACGCCTCGATGCGTGCGGCGGTCGAACGGGCCGACCCCGACCTCGCCGACGAGCTCGCCGGCATCCTGACGCGGCGACTCCTCCCTGCCGTCGCTGCCGGCGAGTGCGAGCCGTTCGGACGGGCCGTAACCGCCTTCGACCGACGCAACGGGACGTGGTACACGGACGCACAAGGCGGCGTCTACCGGCCGCCCGCGGGCGCACTGGTCGACGAACTCGAAGCCAGCGCGGCACTCAGCGGCGTCGGCCAGTCGTCGTGGGGACCGGCCGTGTACGGCATCACCGACGCGAGCCGCGAGCGGGCGGCTCGGGAGGCCGGAGAAGCAGCGCTCGATGCTGTCGGCGTCGCAGGCAGCGTCGAAACGGTCGGTGTCGCGAACGCCGGCGCGCGCGTTGAGTGA